From the Malus domestica chromosome 17, GDT2T_hap1 genome, one window contains:
- the LOC139193484 gene encoding uncharacterized protein, whose product MSNLNKLDFTALEVSERNYLKWVQEVKLHLTAKGIRATIEAPTDNKPVDEAQKATTMIFIRRHIHDALETEYLTKEDPRTFWLALADHFDHQKDVYLPKARHNWQHLHFQDFKSMNEYKSEVCRIRSLLKFCKVELIESDLLENTYSTF is encoded by the coding sequence atgtcgaacttgaacaagctcgatttcaccgCTCTAGAAGTCTCCGAAAGAAACtatctgaagtgggttcaagaagTGAAGCTCCATCTTACTGCAAAGGGCattagagccaccatcgagGCACCTACCGACAACAAACCTgtcgacgaagctcagaaagctactacaatgatcttcattcgaagacatatccatgatgCACTGGAAACTGAGTACCTCACTAAGGAGGACCCACGCACCTTCTGGCTTGCTCTGGCCGACCAtttcgatcaccaaaaagaCGTGTACTTGCCTAAAGCAAGACATAACTGGCAGCATCTtcacttccaagactttaagtccatGAATGAATACAagtctgaagtttgtagaatccgatcATTGCTGAAATTCTGTAAAGTGGAACTAATCGAATCAGATCTTCTGGAgaatacctattcgaccttttag